In Ferribacterium limneticum, a genomic segment contains:
- the metF gene encoding methylenetetrahydrofolate reductase [NAD(P)H], whose product MTTEISIEFFPPQTPEGVDKLRTVRAELAKLNPAFFSVTFGAGGSTRERTFSVVKEIAAEGHNAAPHLSCIGSTRDNIRDILNEYKAAGIKRTVALRGDLPSGMAETGEFRYANELVEFIRAETGDWFSIEVAAYPEWHPQSRSPKDDLDAFARKVKAGANSAITQYFYNADAYFHFVDEARALGVDVPIVPGIMPIVGFTKLARFSDACGAELPRWMRKKFESYGDDSDSIRAFGLDVVTELCERLLKGGAPGLHFYAMNQSALTTEICRRLG is encoded by the coding sequence ATGACTACAGAAATCTCCATCGAATTTTTCCCGCCACAAACGCCGGAAGGCGTCGACAAGCTGCGCACCGTGCGCGCCGAGCTGGCAAAACTCAATCCCGCCTTCTTCTCGGTCACCTTCGGCGCCGGCGGCTCGACCCGCGAGCGCACCTTCTCCGTCGTCAAGGAAATCGCTGCCGAAGGCCACAACGCCGCGCCGCACCTGTCGTGCATCGGCTCGACGCGTGACAACATCCGCGACATCCTCAACGAATACAAAGCCGCCGGCATCAAGCGCACCGTCGCCCTGCGCGGCGACCTGCCGTCGGGCATGGCCGAAACCGGCGAATTCCGCTACGCCAATGAGCTGGTCGAATTCATCCGCGCCGAAACCGGCGACTGGTTCAGCATCGAAGTCGCCGCCTACCCGGAATGGCACCCGCAATCGCGCAGCCCGAAAGACGACCTCGACGCCTTCGCGCGCAAGGTCAAGGCCGGCGCCAACTCGGCCATCACCCAGTATTTCTACAACGCCGACGCCTATTTCCACTTCGTCGACGAAGCCCGGGCGCTGGGCGTCGATGTCCCCATCGTGCCGGGCATCATGCCCATCGTCGGCTTCACCAAGCTGGCACGCTTCTCGGATGCCTGCGGCGCCGAACTGCCGCGCTGGATGCGCAAGAAGTTCGAAAGCTACGGCGACGATAGCGATTCCATCCGCGCCTTCGGCCTCGATGTCGTGACCGAATTGTGCGAACGCCTGCTCAAGGGCGGCGCACCGGGACTGCATTTCTACGCGATGAACCAGTCCGCGCTGACCACGGAAATCTGCCGCCGTCTCGGCTGA
- the metK gene encoding methionine adenosyltransferase codes for MSEYFFTSESVGEGHPDKVADQISDAILDAILAQDKHSRVAAETLCNTGLVVLAGEITTNANVDYIQVARETIKRIGYDNTEYGIDYKGCAVLVAYDKQSPDIAQGVDKAYDDNLNQGAGDQGLMFGYACDETPSLMPLPIYLSHRLVERQAMLRKDGRLPWARPDAKSQVTIKYVDGKPDSIDTIVLSTQHSPDISLEDLREATIEQIIKPVLPKELIKGNIKFLVNPTGRFVVGGPQGDCGLTGRKIIVDTYGGAAPHGGGAFSGKDPSKVDRSAAYAGRYVAKNIVAAGLASRCLVQVSYAIGVAEPTSVMVDTFGTGKVSNETLTALIKKHFDLRPKGIVNMLDLLRPIYQKTAAYGHFGRDEPEFTWEATDRANLLKSDAGL; via the coding sequence ATGAGCGAATATTTCTTCACTTCCGAATCCGTCGGCGAAGGCCACCCGGACAAGGTTGCCGACCAGATTTCCGACGCCATCCTCGACGCCATCCTGGCTCAGGACAAGCATTCCCGCGTTGCCGCCGAAACCCTGTGCAACACCGGCCTCGTCGTCCTGGCGGGTGAAATCACCACCAATGCCAACGTCGATTACATTCAGGTTGCCCGCGAGACCATCAAGCGCATCGGCTACGACAACACCGAATACGGCATCGACTACAAGGGTTGTGCCGTGCTCGTCGCCTACGACAAGCAGAGCCCGGACATCGCTCAGGGTGTGGATAAGGCCTACGACGACAACCTCAATCAGGGCGCCGGCGACCAGGGCCTGATGTTCGGCTACGCCTGCGACGAAACCCCGTCGCTGATGCCGTTGCCGATCTACCTGTCGCACCGCCTCGTCGAGCGTCAGGCCATGCTGCGCAAGGACGGCCGCCTGCCTTGGGCGCGCCCGGATGCCAAGTCGCAGGTCACCATCAAGTACGTCGATGGCAAGCCGGATTCGATCGATACGATCGTGCTGTCCACCCAGCATTCGCCGGACATCAGCCTCGAGGACCTGCGCGAAGCGACCATCGAACAGATCATCAAGCCGGTGCTGCCGAAAGAACTGATCAAGGGCAACATCAAGTTCCTGGTCAACCCGACCGGCCGTTTCGTCGTCGGCGGCCCGCAAGGTGACTGCGGCCTGACCGGTCGCAAGATCATCGTCGACACCTACGGCGGTGCTGCACCGCACGGCGGTGGCGCCTTCTCCGGCAAGGATCCATCCAAGGTTGACCGTTCAGCTGCCTACGCCGGCCGCTACGTCGCCAAGAACATCGTCGCCGCCGGCCTTGCCTCACGCTGCCTGGTTCAGGTTTCCTACGCCATCGGCGTCGCCGAGCCGACCTCGGTCATGGTCGACACCTTCGGCACCGGCAAGGTCAGCAACGAAACCCTGACCGCGCTGATCAAGAAACACTTCGACCTGCGCCCGAAAGGCATCGTCAATATGCTCGACCTGCTCCGCCCGATTTACCAGAAGACCGCTGCCTATGGCCACTTTGGCCGCGACGAGCCGGAATTCACCTGGGAAGCCACAGACCGCGCCAACTTGCTCAAATCGGACGCTGGCCTGTAA
- a CDS encoding GNAT family N-acetyltransferase yields MNSLNVEIRPVTPPDVPAISALAREIWQATYPGIITQEQIDFMLEQRYGHERLYDDLEDLHKWLDQAFLGDRRVGFAFSEIYKGEFKLDKLYIHPDVQRQGVGGQLIAHVAARAKKEGYPCVILAVNKRNDKAINSYMKYGFVVREAIVDDIGHGYVMDDFVMEKKL; encoded by the coding sequence ATGAACAGCCTGAACGTTGAAATTCGTCCCGTGACGCCGCCCGATGTGCCGGCGATCTCGGCCCTGGCCCGCGAAATCTGGCAGGCCACTTACCCCGGAATCATCACCCAGGAACAGATCGATTTCATGCTCGAGCAGCGTTACGGCCATGAGCGCCTGTACGATGATCTCGAGGATCTGCACAAATGGCTCGATCAGGCTTTTCTCGGTGATCGCCGGGTAGGCTTCGCCTTCAGCGAAATTTACAAGGGTGAATTCAAGCTCGACAAGCTGTATATCCACCCCGACGTGCAGCGTCAGGGGGTTGGCGGGCAGTTGATTGCCCACGTTGCGGCGCGGGCAAAAAAAGAGGGCTATCCCTGTGTGATTCTGGCGGTCAACAAGCGCAACGACAAGGCGATCAATTCGTACATGAAATATGGTTTCGTCGTGCGTGAGGCGATTGTCGACGATATCGGCCACGGCTACGTCATGGACGATTTCGTTATGGAGAAGAAACTTTAA
- the dapF gene encoding diaminopimelate epimerase: protein MKLKFSKMHGLGNDFVVLDGISQSLALTPEQLCYLADRHFGVGCDQILLVEKATQAGVDFRYRIFNADGGEVEQCGNGARCFVRFVHDQGLTDKREIRVETMKGLITPRLEGDGNVTVDMGVPRFLPAEIPFLADDDVIVHMLDVADETLETSVVSMGNPHAVQVVDSVESAPVGEHGPLIEKHPRFPQRVNAGFMQIVDRHAIKLRVYERGAGETMACGTGACAAVVAGIRRGLLDSPVRVTTRGGDLNIAWGGGERPVLMTGPAVTVFTGEIEL from the coding sequence GTGAAACTCAAATTCTCAAAAATGCATGGCCTAGGCAACGATTTCGTTGTCCTTGACGGCATCAGCCAGTCGCTGGCGTTGACGCCCGAACAGCTGTGCTATCTGGCCGACCGCCATTTTGGCGTGGGTTGCGATCAGATATTGCTGGTCGAAAAAGCAACGCAGGCGGGTGTCGATTTCCGTTACCGCATCTTCAACGCCGATGGCGGCGAAGTCGAGCAATGCGGCAATGGGGCGCGCTGCTTCGTGCGGTTTGTGCACGATCAGGGCCTCACCGACAAGCGCGAGATTCGGGTCGAGACAATGAAGGGCCTGATTACGCCGCGCCTTGAAGGCGATGGCAATGTCACGGTCGACATGGGTGTTCCGCGCTTTTTGCCGGCTGAAATTCCCTTCCTCGCTGACGACGATGTGATTGTGCACATGCTCGACGTAGCCGACGAAACACTCGAAACCAGCGTTGTCTCGATGGGTAATCCGCATGCCGTGCAGGTGGTGGATAGCGTGGAGTCGGCGCCGGTCGGTGAGCACGGGCCATTGATCGAAAAGCATCCGCGCTTCCCGCAGCGGGTTAACGCCGGATTCATGCAGATTGTCGATCGCCACGCCATCAAGTTGCGCGTTTATGAACGCGGTGCGGGCGAAACGATGGCGTGCGGTACTGGGGCCTGTGCGGCGGTGGTCGCCGGCATTCGCCGCGGCCTGCTTGACTCGCCGGTCCGCGTCACGACGCGCGGCGGTGATCTGAATATTGCCTGGGGCGGCGGCGAGCGGCCGGTTTTGATGACCGGCCCGGCGGTAACGGTATTTACTGGAGAAATTGAATTATGA
- a CDS encoding phage holin family protein has protein sequence MRLLAIWIINALALLALPYVVPSVHVASFGTALIVALVLGLINAVLRPLLVLLTLPVTLLTLGLFIFVINALLFQFAGYLVDGFNVGGFWPALFGSVVYSVISWALSAVFLSAKGR, from the coding sequence ATGCGATTACTTGCCATCTGGATCATCAACGCGCTCGCCCTGCTGGCGTTGCCATATGTCGTGCCGTCGGTCCATGTGGCAAGTTTCGGCACGGCGCTGATCGTCGCCCTCGTTCTCGGGCTGATCAACGCCGTGCTGCGCCCACTACTCGTTTTGCTGACCCTGCCGGTCACGCTGCTGACGCTGGGCCTGTTCATTTTTGTGATCAACGCCCTGCTCTTTCAGTTTGCCGGCTATCTGGTCGATGGCTTCAACGTCGGCGGCTTCTGGCCGGCGCTGTTCGGCTCGGTGGTTTACAGCGTGATTTCCTGGGCGCTCAGCGCGGTATTTTTGTCGGCGAAAGGCCGGTAA
- a CDS encoding ProQ/FINO family protein: MTTTEATTTKPNDTRALLKDLQERFDVFRNFSPLAIGIDKQVFALLPELSKKSLRLAMRSHTISTRYLKEMEKGTVRLNLDGTPADEVTDENRQHAAEQLRERFKKQAEARKAAEAEAKAEQRRTEKLNQLAEKFGRK, from the coding sequence ATGACGACTACCGAAGCCACGACCACCAAGCCGAACGACACCCGGGCCCTGCTCAAGGACCTGCAGGAACGATTCGATGTCTTCCGCAATTTCAGCCCGCTGGCCATCGGCATCGACAAGCAGGTCTTCGCCCTGTTGCCCGAACTGAGCAAGAAATCCCTGCGCCTTGCCATGCGCAGCCACACCATTTCGACGCGCTACCTGAAAGAAATGGAAAAAGGCACGGTACGCCTGAATCTGGACGGCACGCCAGCCGATGAGGTGACCGACGAAAACCGTCAGCACGCCGCCGAGCAACTGCGCGAGCGCTTCAAGAAACAGGCCGAGGCACGCAAGGCCGCCGAGGCAGAAGCCAAGGCCGAGCAGCGCCGGACGGAAAAGCTGAACCAGCTCGCCGAGAAATTCGGCCGCAAGTAA
- a CDS encoding TlyA family RNA methyltransferase, protein MPRADQLLVEAGLAASRTAAQRLIAAGRVSWSGGTIVKPAFDLPPKTQLTVEVDPEDRFVSRGGLKLAGALAETGLSADGKRCLDVGQSTGGFTDCLLQAGASHVVGVDVGHGQLHPRLAGDPRVTALEGINCRALSSADLGEASPEGGFALIVGDVSFISMALILPQLPALLATDGDLLLLVKPQFEVGPANIGKGGIVRDPVLYAGVERKFFDLAQNFRLTVKAWLNSPITGGDGNREFFIWLKK, encoded by the coding sequence GTGCCGCGGGCCGATCAACTGCTGGTCGAAGCGGGGCTTGCCGCCTCGCGCACGGCTGCCCAGCGGTTGATTGCGGCTGGCCGGGTCAGCTGGTCGGGCGGCACCATCGTCAAACCGGCTTTCGATTTACCGCCAAAAACCCAGTTGACCGTGGAAGTCGATCCCGAAGACCGTTTCGTCTCGCGTGGCGGCCTCAAGCTGGCCGGGGCGCTGGCCGAAACCGGCCTTTCGGCTGACGGCAAGCGCTGCCTCGATGTCGGCCAATCGACCGGCGGTTTCACCGACTGCCTGTTGCAAGCAGGCGCCAGCCATGTGGTCGGCGTCGATGTCGGCCACGGGCAATTGCATCCCCGACTGGCCGGCGACCCGCGCGTCACGGCGCTCGAAGGCATCAACTGTCGCGCACTGAGCTCAGCCGATCTCGGCGAAGCCTCGCCGGAAGGCGGTTTCGCATTGATCGTCGGCGACGTCTCCTTCATTTCGATGGCGCTCATCCTGCCGCAACTGCCCGCTCTGCTCGCCACCGACGGCGACCTGCTGCTCCTCGTCAAACCCCAGTTCGAAGTCGGCCCGGCCAACATCGGCAAGGGCGGCATCGTCCGCGATCCGGTGCTTTACGCCGGCGTCGAACGCAAGTTTTTCGATTTAGCCCAAAATTTCCGGTTGACCGTGAAAGCCTGGCTGAACAGCCCGATTACCGGCGGTGATGGCAACCGCGAATTTTTCATCTGGTTGAAAAAATGA
- the ahcY gene encoding adenosylhomocysteinase, whose translation MAEFKDCVIADINLADWGRKEILIAETEMPGLMAIREEFAKTQPLKGARITGSLHMTIQTAVLIETLTALGAEVRWASCNIFSTQDHAAAAIAAQNIPVFAVKGETLVDYWDYTHRIFEWADGGYSNMILDDGGDATLLLHLGARAEQDISVVAKPGSEEETILFAAIKAKLAVDPTWYSVRLAAVKGVTEETTTGVHRLYQMHQRGELKFPGINVNDSVTKSKFDNLYGCRESLVDGIKRATDVMIAGKVALIVGYGDVGKGCAQAMRALSAQVWVTEIDPICALQAAMEGYRVVTTEYAADKADIFVTTTGNFHVITHDHMAAMKNNAIVCNIGHFDNEIDVASIEKYQWEEIKPQVDHVIFPDGKRIILLAKGRLVNLGCGTGHPSYVMSSSFANQTIAQIELWTEAVKGSNKYPVGVYTLPKHLDEKVARLQLKTLNAQLSELTDEQAAYINVAKEGPYKADHYRY comes from the coding sequence GTGGCTGAATTCAAAGACTGCGTTATCGCTGACATCAACCTTGCCGACTGGGGTCGCAAGGAAATCCTCATTGCCGAAACCGAAATGCCCGGCCTGATGGCCATTCGCGAAGAATTCGCCAAGACCCAGCCGCTCAAGGGCGCGCGCATCACCGGTTCGCTGCACATGACCATCCAGACCGCCGTGCTGATCGAGACGCTGACTGCGCTCGGCGCCGAAGTCCGCTGGGCTTCCTGCAACATCTTCTCGACCCAGGATCACGCTGCCGCCGCCATTGCTGCGCAGAACATCCCGGTCTTCGCCGTCAAGGGCGAAACCCTGGTCGATTACTGGGATTACACCCATCGCATTTTCGAATGGGCCGACGGCGGCTACTCGAACATGATCCTCGACGACGGCGGCGATGCCACGTTGCTGCTCCACCTCGGCGCTCGTGCCGAGCAGGACATCTCGGTTGTCGCCAAGCCGGGCTCGGAAGAAGAAACCATCCTCTTCGCCGCCATCAAGGCCAAGCTGGCTGTCGATCCGACCTGGTATTCCGTGCGTCTGGCCGCCGTCAAGGGCGTCACCGAGGAAACCACCACCGGCGTGCATCGCCTGTACCAGATGCATCAGCGCGGCGAACTCAAGTTCCCGGGCATCAACGTCAATGACTCGGTCACCAAGTCCAAGTTCGACAACCTCTACGGCTGCCGCGAATCGCTCGTCGACGGCATCAAGCGCGCCACCGACGTCATGATCGCCGGCAAGGTCGCCCTTATCGTCGGCTACGGCGACGTGGGCAAGGGTTGCGCCCAGGCCATGCGCGCCCTGTCGGCACAAGTCTGGGTCACCGAAATCGACCCGATCTGCGCCCTGCAGGCGGCCATGGAAGGCTATCGCGTCGTCACCACCGAATACGCTGCCGACAAGGCCGACATTTTCGTCACGACGACCGGCAATTTCCACGTCATCACCCATGACCACATGGCGGCGATGAAGAACAACGCCATCGTCTGCAACATCGGTCACTTCGACAACGAAATCGACGTCGCGTCGATCGAGAAGTACCAGTGGGAAGAGATCAAGCCGCAAGTCGATCACGTCATCTTCCCGGACGGCAAGCGCATCATCCTGCTCGCCAAGGGCCGCCTGGTGAACCTCGGCTGCGGCACCGGCCATCCGTCCTACGTGATGTCCTCGTCGTTCGCCAACCAGACCATCGCCCAGATCGAACTGTGGACAGAAGCCGTCAAGGGTTCCAACAAGTACCCGGTCGGCGTCTACACGCTGCCCAAGCACCTCGACGAAAAGGTCGCCCGCCTGCAACTCAAGACGCTCAATGCCCAGTTGTCCGAGCTGACCGACGAGCAGGCCGCCTACATCAACGTTGCCAAGGAAGGCCCGTACAAGGCCGACCATTACCGGTACTAA
- a CDS encoding mechanosensitive ion channel family protein: protein MTEQDISRYQDLLITTATEVGLKLLAAIAFWVIGRWLIGMALRMLRSALEKQKVDPTLLRYIGSIVTVTLNVLLVIGILGYFGIQTTTFAALIAAGGVAIGMAWSGLLAHFAAGAFMVVLRPMKVGDFVSVAGVTGTVAELGLFTTTINTPDNVQTILGNNKVFSDTIQNFTVNPFRRVDLKCQLSGAADHRAAMALLREKIAEIPNVLAEPKVDVEILDFTLVGPVLAVRPYCHNDNYWQVYFDTNKVLREALAEAGFPAPMPAQNVFVTQAA, encoded by the coding sequence ATGACGGAACAAGATATTTCACGCTATCAGGATCTTTTGATCACGACGGCGACCGAGGTTGGGCTGAAATTGCTGGCAGCCATCGCCTTCTGGGTGATCGGTCGCTGGCTGATCGGCATGGCGCTGCGCATGCTGCGTTCGGCGCTGGAGAAACAGAAAGTCGATCCGACCCTGCTGCGCTACATCGGCTCGATCGTTACCGTGACCCTCAACGTGCTGCTGGTGATCGGTATTCTCGGCTACTTCGGCATTCAGACGACGACCTTCGCTGCCCTGATTGCAGCGGGTGGTGTCGCCATCGGCATGGCCTGGTCGGGGCTGCTGGCGCATTTCGCCGCCGGCGCCTTCATGGTGGTTTTGCGCCCGATGAAGGTTGGCGATTTTGTCTCGGTCGCCGGCGTGACGGGCACCGTGGCAGAGCTGGGCTTGTTTACGACGACCATCAACACGCCGGACAACGTGCAGACCATCCTTGGCAACAACAAGGTATTCAGCGACACGATCCAGAATTTCACGGTCAACCCGTTTCGCCGCGTTGATCTGAAATGCCAGTTGTCGGGGGCGGCCGACCATCGGGCAGCGATGGCCTTGCTGCGCGAAAAGATCGCGGAGATTCCGAATGTCCTGGCCGAGCCGAAGGTGGATGTCGAAATTCTCGATTTCACGCTGGTCGGCCCGGTCCTCGCCGTGCGTCCGTACTGTCACAACGACAACTACTGGCAGGTCTATTTCGATACCAACAAGGTGTTGCGCGAGGCCTTGGCCGAGGCCGGCTTCCCGGCGCCAATGCCGGCGCAGAATGTGTTCGTTACGCAAGCGGCCTGA
- a CDS encoding lysophospholipid acyltransferase family protein: MKIFFTYILVGFLWLLHWLPLSVLRWLGSGLGRLLYALGRSRREVALTNLRLCFPEKSEAERETLARRHFVAFARAVLDRTLGWWASRERLQRIIRIHGVEHLTDPEGRPVVMLSPHFVGLDAGGTVISMHVTGCSVFSNQKNPVLNKLLYDGRMRFNEAILLSRQDGMRKIVRAMKDGHPFYYLPDMDFGPKESIFVPFFGVQAATIPALSRLVRLTNARVVPVICHQVPDGYEIEVMPPWENFPGESVEVDTEFMNKFIESQVLRMPEQYFWLHKRFKTRPPGEQRFYK; this comes from the coding sequence TTGAAGATTTTCTTTACCTATATTCTGGTTGGTTTTCTCTGGCTGCTGCACTGGTTGCCGTTGTCCGTGTTGCGTTGGCTGGGCAGCGGGCTGGGGCGTCTGCTCTATGCGCTGGGTCGTAGCCGGCGCGAAGTGGCACTGACCAACCTGCGCCTGTGCTTTCCTGAGAAAAGCGAAGCCGAGCGGGAAACCTTGGCGCGCCGTCATTTCGTCGCCTTTGCCCGGGCTGTGCTCGACCGCACGCTCGGATGGTGGGCCTCCAGGGAACGGCTGCAGCGCATCATTCGCATTCACGGGGTCGAGCATCTGACTGATCCCGAAGGCCGGCCGGTGGTCATGCTTTCTCCGCATTTCGTCGGGCTGGATGCCGGCGGGACGGTGATCTCGATGCACGTGACGGGATGCAGCGTCTTCTCGAACCAGAAAAATCCGGTCCTCAACAAGTTGCTTTATGATGGCAGGATGCGTTTCAACGAGGCGATACTCCTCTCGCGTCAGGATGGCATGCGCAAGATCGTCAGGGCCATGAAGGACGGACACCCGTTTTACTACCTGCCGGACATGGATTTCGGTCCCAAGGAATCGATTTTCGTGCCTTTCTTCGGCGTTCAGGCAGCAACGATTCCCGCGTTGTCGCGGCTGGTTCGCCTGACCAATGCGCGCGTCGTGCCGGTCATCTGCCATCAGGTGCCGGATGGCTACGAGATCGAGGTGATGCCGCCCTGGGAGAATTTTCCCGGCGAGAGCGTCGAGGTCGATACCGAATTCATGAACAAATTTATTGAAAGCCAGGTGCTGCGCATGCCGGAGCAGTATTTCTGGTTGCACAAGCGCTTCAAAACCCGGCCACCCGGAGAGCAGAGGTTTTACAAATGA
- a CDS encoding lysophospholipid acyltransferase family protein, whose amino-acid sequence MVFIFRILSRLPLSVLHLLGGWLGRLTYWLSPTYRRHLRENIAQAGLPPSLRGKVAAETGKQMLELARIWMRPLEEAIPLVADVVGWEHVEAAQQAGKGIVFLTPHLGCFEITAQYLSSFGDITVLYRAPKSAVAQELILTGRKRAHLHLAPADLSGVRALIKALKKGEMVGMLPDQAPKTGEGAWLKFFGRYAYTMTLAARLTETGAASLLTWGERLPGGRGYRVHFQPPINPLAGSTVDRAQQINVEIETLIRQCPTQYLWGYNRYKRPAGADAPPAE is encoded by the coding sequence ATGGTTTTTATCTTTCGCATCCTTTCCCGCCTGCCCCTGAGCGTCCTGCACCTGCTGGGTGGCTGGCTCGGCCGCCTGACTTACTGGCTGTCGCCGACTTATCGTCGTCATCTCCGCGAAAACATCGCGCAGGCCGGTCTTCCACCGTCACTGCGTGGCAAGGTGGCGGCCGAAACGGGCAAGCAGATGCTGGAGTTGGCCCGCATCTGGATGCGTCCGCTCGAGGAAGCGATTCCGCTGGTGGCCGACGTGGTTGGCTGGGAGCATGTCGAGGCGGCGCAACAGGCCGGCAAGGGCATCGTCTTTCTGACACCGCACCTCGGCTGTTTCGAGATCACCGCGCAGTATCTTTCGTCTTTTGGTGATATCACGGTGCTCTACCGTGCACCAAAATCAGCGGTAGCCCAGGAACTGATCCTGACCGGCCGCAAACGGGCCCATTTGCATCTGGCGCCGGCCGATCTCTCGGGCGTGCGCGCCCTGATCAAGGCGCTCAAGAAGGGTGAAATGGTCGGCATGCTGCCCGATCAGGCACCGAAGACCGGCGAGGGGGCCTGGCTCAAGTTCTTTGGTCGATATGCCTACACGATGACGCTGGCGGCTCGCCTGACCGAAACAGGGGCCGCCTCTTTGCTGACCTGGGGCGAGCGTCTGCCCGGCGGACGTGGCTACCGGGTCCATTTTCAGCCGCCAATAAACCCGCTGGCGGGTTCCACGGTCGACCGGGCGCAGCAGATAAATGTCGAAATTGAGACGCTGATCCGCCAGTGCCCAACGCAGTATTTGTGGGGCTACAACCGATACAAAAGACCGGCCGGTGCCGACGCGCCACCGGCGGAGTGA
- a CDS encoding HD-GYP domain-containing protein, with protein sequence MLKKIPVQELTLGMHLQAFCGAWLEHPFWRTKFVLSDPNDLSLIRESSISEVWIDVSKGLDIDIAGAEQIVAVEEIPEPLPAVQEKASFNDEVKRAAKICAKGKEAVVSMFQEARMGKAIEAEAAAPLVEEISNSVLRNPGALISLARLKIADDYTYMHSVAVCALMIALSRKLELDEQQTREAGMAGLLHDLGKAMIPMEILNKPGKLTEEEFALVKTHPEEGHKLLLAGKGITDIVKDVCLHHHEKIDGSGYPKGLNGETMSLFAKMGAVCDVYDAITSNRPYKAGWDPAESIKRMSEWKGHFDPTVFQAFVKSLGIYPVGSLVRLESGKLGVVVEQGEQSLLKPKVKVFFSTKSQAYIKPELIDIARSPEKIAGREEAAKWGIKDIDHYWAGDKT encoded by the coding sequence ATGCTGAAAAAAATCCCCGTTCAGGAGCTAACGCTGGGCATGCACCTGCAGGCCTTCTGTGGTGCCTGGCTGGAACATCCGTTCTGGCGAACGAAATTCGTCCTGAGCGATCCCAATGACCTCTCGCTAATCCGCGAAAGTTCGATCTCCGAGGTCTGGATCGACGTATCCAAAGGGCTGGATATCGACATCGCCGGCGCCGAACAGATCGTGGCGGTTGAAGAAATTCCCGAGCCACTGCCCGCCGTTCAGGAAAAGGCTTCGTTCAACGACGAAGTCAAACGCGCCGCAAAAATCTGCGCCAAGGGCAAGGAAGCCGTTGTTTCGATGTTCCAGGAAGCGCGCATGGGCAAGGCCATCGAGGCTGAAGCCGCAGCGCCGCTGGTCGAGGAAATTTCCAATTCCGTGCTGCGCAATCCGGGTGCGTTGATCAGCCTGGCCCGCCTGAAAATTGCCGACGATTACACCTACATGCATTCGGTCGCCGTCTGCGCCCTGATGATCGCGCTGTCCCGAAAACTGGAACTGGACGAGCAGCAAACCCGCGAAGCCGGCATGGCGGGCCTGTTGCACGATCTCGGCAAGGCCATGATTCCGATGGAGATTCTGAACAAGCCGGGGAAACTGACCGAGGAGGAGTTTGCCCTCGTCAAGACCCACCCGGAAGAAGGCCACAAGCTGTTGCTGGCGGGCAAAGGCATCACCGATATCGTCAAGGATGTCTGCCTGCACCATCACGAAAAGATCGACGGTAGCGGCTACCCGAAGGGACTCAACGGCGAAACGATGAGCCTGTTCGCCAAAATGGGCGCCGTGTGCGACGTGTACGATGCGATCACCTCGAATCGCCCCTACAAGGCTGGCTGGGATCCTGCCGAGTCGATCAAGCGCATGTCCGAATGGAAGGGCCATTTCGACCCGACCGTTTTTCAGGCCTTCGTCAAAAGCCTCGGCATCTACCCGGTAGGCTCGCTGGTCAGGCTGGAATCAGGAAAATTGGGCGTCGTCGTCGAGCAGGGCGAACAGTCGTTGCTCAAGCCCAAGGTCAAGGTCTTTTTCTCGACCAAGTCGCAGGCCTACATCAAGCCAGAGCTGATCGACATCGCCCGCAGCCCCGAAAAAATCGCCGGCCGCGAAGAAGCGGCAAAATGGGGCATCAAGGACATCGACCACTACTGGGCAGGCGACAAAACCTGA